In Phoenix dactylifera cultivar Barhee BC4 chromosome 1, palm_55x_up_171113_PBpolish2nd_filt_p, whole genome shotgun sequence, the genomic stretch TGATGATTGGGTGGAATTTGCATGGGTGGATATGCTGACATTGACTGGAGGAGGGACCTTCGATGGCCAAGGAGCTGCATCATGGCCCTATAACAAGTGCCCTACAAATAAAAATTGCAAGCTCCTCCCAACTGTAAACTTTCAAGCCTCATTTTATCTTCTCTTCAGTAAATCTAATACTTTCAAAATCATGTCTGGAGCATAGATACTACACATCCATTTCTAGTTTAACAACTTTGACCAGAAGTAGAAATACCGTATGAAATCAAGCCAAAGACTTTCTTGTGCATTTTAGAGCTTTAAAGCTAGCTAACTTAACTGCATGGTGCAATTAGTATTTCTTAGGTAGTAGTCAAAGTTGAAATAATATATGAAATCAAGCCAAAGACTTTCTTGTGCATTTTAGAGCTCTAAAGCTAGCTAACTGCATAGTGCAATTAGTATTTCTTAGCTAGTAGCTACTTCAAAAGTTTCACAGTGAGAGAATGGTAGTGCCAGAATTTTTATGCCTCCATCAAGGAAGAATGAATAACTCTATATAGGAATGAATCGACTAAAGTGGTAATTTCATGTTGCTACCACAAACTGCAATGGCAAAATTTGTCCAACTGTGGTCCTTTAGATGTGACAGTTGCCCTCTGCATCATAGGGTAAAGTCTTTTTCAGAGACAAGCATTTTAGCACGAAGTTACAGCAGCTAACTATCAATACTCAGAATGCACCAGCATCATTGAGAGCACAGATGTTGCAAAAAACAGTAGAAGTTCTAGAGTTGCTATTCAGGTCATCATTCTAAACAtgtttatattttcattttgtgaTACCTTGATCATTTCAGTCAGTCAAGTTCATCGCCACATCGAACACTGTGGTAGAGAACATCAAATCCTTGAATAGCAAGTTCTTCCACATAGCTCTGGTTGGCTGCAAGAACTTCTGGGGCAAAAATATCAAGATCACTGCCCCTTCAAACAGCCCCAACACTGACGGAATTCACATTGAACGGAGCACAGGCGTAACTATATACCGCTCGGTGATCGGAACTGGCGATGATTGTATCTCCATCGGACAAGGGAACTCACAAGTATTACTGAGTGGCATCAGTTGTGGACCAGGTCATGGGATCAGGTCAGCCCTGCTACTCGAGTTATCCTGCTGTAATATTTTAATGTTCTGATTGAAACTTGATCCAATCCAAACCAGAACAGGCCCCTGGATTAGGCTCAGGTTAAAAATTTAGACTAATGTTCGATACAATTCCATCCGACCCTTCCCAAACCCTGCAGTGGCGGGAGCATCCTGCACTGCACTTCTATGGGTCAGGTGTACCCAGTTAAAATCTAGAACTGCTAAATGAGTGAAATTGTGCTGCTACAGCTGCTGCTAATGTTGCTGATGCAGTTTCATTTTATATGGTCACTGTAGCATTGGGAGTTTAGGAAAATATCAGAATGAAGAGGATGTCCGAGGACTCGTCATCAAAGATAGCACCCTTGCTGGGACTTCAAACGGCGTAAGGATCAAGACATGGGAGAATTCCCCAGGAACTAGTAGGGCTGTTAATATGACCTTTGAGAACATCGTCATGAAGAGTGTTGCAAATCCCATCGTCATCGACCAGACGTACTGTCCCTACAGCTCTTGTGCATCAAAGGTAAGCAAGCTAACACAATCCATGTCATGCAAAAAATATTGGGGGATCATAAAATATGTCTGCACATGAAGTGCTTAAAGCTTCATAATGCATGCATTTAGACAACGAAACTTGGCTAGGGCTTGGAGCAGGCGAGCTGCTTCTGTTTCTACCATGCATAGGCTCAACTTTTCTTTCTGTGCCACTGAAGGCATTACTTAGTTTGACAGTAAAATTGTGCAAACTACTATTGTGGAattctgaaaacaggagatctTATAAACTAAAATCAATCATGACTAAAACCAAGCATGCCCTAGCCCTCTAGTTCATTTTACCTATTTTTATGCTTGGGCTTGGTTTGGGAGCCCAAAATCTGCGACCAAACTCGGCTGTAGTAAGTAGAAatctgaaaaatgaaacaagctaGCTCAACTCTCTCAAGCCTGCAAATTAGGCTCAACTGAATGGTGGCAACCCTCCATTTGAAGGAGGTTTTAGCGTCAAATCTAAGGAGGCGCATGCTCCTAAAACGTTTTTATCTTATTAACTCTCGCATTATTTCTTTGAATAACTGGTGATGCCTCTACAATTTTATCTTCCAAAAAGAAGCAACTAAACCAATAAAAATCCTAAACTCGCTAATGCATCTCAAGCTACAACACAAGGGTAGTTTAGTTCTTATAACTCGTAGTGATTATCATTTAGCATATATTTAGTTCTAATTTATTGTGTAGATGAAACTCATAGGCAAGTTTTTGGTACACAATAATATGAGAAGCCCTCTGCCAGTGTTCCCAGATTCCTCTATCCTGGACAAAGGTGGACCTTGACCGTAGCTCTCTGATAGTACACAAAAGTCATCAATAGATAAACTTTACCAGGGAAGTAATTAGCACATTCTGATGCAATCCTACCATGATATTGCCCTACTTTAGATTTGGTGCTGTTTCCTAGCTTAAACACAACATGATGAGCAGCGAGTTTAGCTAAATCTCATCTAATATTCAtcctaagaaaaaaaattaatatcaacggcaaaaacaaaaaaaaagaactatagCAATGAGTGTATGTGATTGAATGCAGGCACCGTCCCGGGTGATACTGAAAGACATCTTCTTCCGGAACATAAGGGGGACGTCGACGACTCCGGTGGCGGTGATGCTCAGGTGCAGCAGAGGAGTGCCATGCAAGAACGTCAACCTCCACAACGTTCACCTCAAGTACGTTGGCCAGGCTCCGGTCGCTGCATTGTGCATGAACGTCAGAGCGACCTACAGCGGGACCCAAATCCCCCCACCATGCAAGTAGCTAACCATTCTTCCTGGCCTACATCTATAAGGCTGGGTTACGTTCTTTCTTACATCCTTTCTTGCGCATTCTTTTTGGCGTGCCTTTCCGGGGAGAGAGGTCTTTCTGGAGGGTGACTCTACGATGGTCATTGGGTGGATTCAGCAAATTTTCGGAGGGGTTGGTGATTACCATCCGCTGTTGAGAGATATCCGGACCATGATTTGTGGTGGGATGGTGTTCCAAGCGAAGCACGTATTTAGGGAGACCAATGGGGCCGCAGGTTGTGTGGCCTCTTTTGTTGCTAACCACTCAGAGAACCACCTCTGGGTAGGAGAGGCGGAGTTGCCTTGTGCACTCCGTGATGTactgcttttttatttttttgattgtaTCCATATACGTTATGTATGGTACTCTTGTTTTTAgcgtgccaaaaaaaaaaaacaccaaacAATCTTACCATCCAGCATGAGATTGGAATTAGAGATTATGAGGCCTAGTGACATGTTTAAGCATGACAATGATCTCCATGGTTGTCTAtcaatgccaaaaaaaaaagttcaaagtTTTGGTAAATTGATAGATGATGACGATGATAATGATACACGGAGACATTAAAGTTGGATCAATTAACAGATCTCAATGAAAGTGAAATAATATGTGGAGATAACTATCAGAAGAAGTCGAGACAGGATTCTCTCAATCCTGGTCTCCAAGTATGATGGGCTAGTTCGCAAGTACTGCATCATCGCCATCCCGCAACCAAAAGGAGTCGAGACAGGATTTTCACATCCACAACAGTTAGATGACAAGACAGCCTTGTAAAAATCTTGCTCAGCCGAACATGACTTGATGCAAGAactctaataaaaaaaattgttgttGTTTTACTTTTTATTATCGGAAATAAGAGTTTACCTATAGAAGTCTCAACTGACAAGATTTGCTTGCTTAAGGACACAATGAGCCACAAATAGATCCCAAACGGACTTAACACATGGGCACGGCAACCTACAAGAGGCTCTAGAACACAGCCAAGTCACAGATGCAATAAATCTACTGCACTCAAAACAgttgctaaaaaaaaatatctttttttttcttcattaaggcggatggatcatacctgacgagtacagatgcacccaataaagtcGAAAAATAGAATGCCAGGGGCAACTCCCCATCACCAGCCCACAGAATGCTGCCGAAGTGGCTGGCTCCATAAGCAGCCGTCCAATCTACATCCCCATTAGCTTAACGGAACACATGCTTAGCCTGAAAGACCCCGCCATCCCTCACCATAGCCCAGATGTCTCGCAGCAAAGGGTAAATGCAATCGTTGCCCCTAGGGCCCTCTCCAGATCCAAATGATGACAGTGGCCGAGTCCTCCTCTAGGACAATGGAACTAGCCCATAAGACACACCGGGCGTGACGAAGGCCCGCCCAAGCAGCCCGCAGCTCCGCACTCGTAACTGATGTGTCGAAGAGTTGACTATCCCATGCAATTACAACCTTAGCAGATGGGCTCCGAATAACAAAATCCGCACTGCCCCACGTACCTCCATCCAAAATAGACTCGCCAAAATTAACTTCGAGGAAATTTGGGGGTGGGGGCTCGCAGGTGAAAAGCACCATGCAGAAAACTGCCGAAGCAGAAAGAGAACCCTAGGTTTCCCAACCTGTCAAGGTTCTTTCAACAGGTGTGATGAGACTGAGCTCCGCCGCCTGCACGCGGGCACTCTCCACTACCAGTCTCAGCGACATACTGTGCTCACCAAAGGTTCAAGCATTCCTAGCTAGCCAAATCTGGTGAAGCCGTGGGGACTCCGAGCATCGGTGCATGGTCTATAAGAACAGGTCCCTCTGTCCCCAAACCTCCTGCGGGATCCCTGTTAGTCGCcatgtcgccctagcccatGTACACTGAAACATGGCATGGTCTACTGTCTCATCCACACCACAGTCTCCGCATACCGAGAAAATCCTCGGGCCTTGTTTGCTCAGTACTGCTCTCGTTGGAAGACGGTCCCAGACCACCTTCTAGAGAAACAATGCTACCCTCGGGTGGAGACCTAAGCGTCAGATTCAGGCGCAATCTGGCCTAGGCTCATGCTGCCGCCGAAGGATGTGAGAAAAGTCACCCGCCTTGACACTGGTTCTGGTAGAAGTGCTCCAAATCCGCACGTCTGGACCTGCGCACCTTAACAGTAGGAGGGATCGGACCCTCTCCACTAGATGCCCTCCAAAAAGATGAACCAGCCTAGACTCATCCCATGCAACCCCCCCGGGGACAAGGAGATCATATACGCGCAGGCCCTCCCCTGCCTCAATAAAAACTATAGTTGGCCAGAGCCACAAAGGGAGGGCATCGACCACGAGTCTCCAGCCACATCAATATTGCGTCCATCGCCTATCAGCCATCTGGTATGTACTAACGTAGTAGGCAAATACCTTGCGATCTCTCGCCATAGGAAAGAGCATCTACGCCTACCTCGAACCGGTACCTCAAGGCCCTCTCTCCTATAGCATGTTGCCATGGTCCGGCTCTAGAGCTCCTGATGCTTCAAAAGGTACTGGACTGCATGTCGGGCAATAAGCACCTCCCGTCTCTTCCGGAGAGACAGAATCCCTAAGCCACCCTCACTGAATGGGAGGTAGATGCTCTCCCATGCCACCAAGTGCACCCTCCGACCACCTCCATACGAGCCCCATAAGAGGCCTCGAGGTAGTTGCTCAATCTTCAGTAGCACTGTCTTCGGCACCATCGTGTTCGCCATGAGATAGATGGGCATGGAGCCAAGTACAGATCTGATCAGCGTTAATctacccatcatagatagaGACGCTACCCGCCATCTCTCCAACCTACTTTGGACCTGTTGCACCAGCCTGGTGCACTCAGATACCTGCAGTTTCCTATCCGAGATTGGTACACCCAGGTAGGTCCAAGTTCCGTCCTGCTCTGACATCCCCAGAATCCTCTGGATCCTCTGTCGAACCCCCGACACCGTACTAGGCTTGAAGGAGATGGTGGACTTATAGGCATTCACTCTTTGCCCCAATGCAGTACAGTAGTTGGCCAACACCCTTCCGAGGGCTCGAGCATCCGCTACCTGCGCCCTCGACAAGAGAAGACAGTCATCAGCAAAGAGTAAATGAGATATCGGCTGGGCCCCTAGAGCTAGGACGTAAGCCTCCATTTCTCCCACGGCGTATGCAGcccgaaaaaaagaaaagtaaaagcCAGGTGAAGGATTCTCGTTTCTATCCCAAAAATGCTTTGTAGGCACTCACTCTCCAACAATGTGAGGACGCTTGTCATGACTCTCTAAATATAAAGGACTTATTTAGTTCACCAAAAGTGTGGTCATTTAGCTCAccagaataaaagaaaaaaaatatagtcaacaaaaaaatttaaaaaattatttattttattaaagttttcaaaagacagagatgaaaaaaataatatttttattagaataaggttccaaaaaatatatatgaggGACATAAAAAAgctactttttttttccaaaattactCTCAAGTCGTCAaaattcataaataaatttttttattaagaatataatagatattttatataacgtttttagaaaaatagataTCTAAGCAAACATAATTCATTCCGCAATGTATCACTTTCTCATGGCCAACCAAAATGCCAAAATAGGCATCATAGTTTGAGAAAtcagcttttaacaaaaaattcttTCTGCAAACCAAACTAATCCAAAATCTACACAAACATCCACATCTAATAGCATAGTAGTTAATACTTTTATATAGCATGTGAGTATGTGACATGAATCTACTTGGACTCAACTCCTAACAACATGCATATAGGGTGAAAGCTCTCTACTTTAGCAGGTCGCCCACACTCAAACAGAATGAGGAGACCAAGACCCCTACTTAAATAAGAAAACCTAACACTAATGAGGATAAAAGTCCTCCACCTAGACTACCAAGCACCATTAATTCGCTGCCGTAACCCAAATAGTCCTTCATCCAGGACTATTCTATTCTAAtgaaatcaccacttatccTAAAAGCTCAAGTTTTtgggacaagtggtgatttcaacatggtatcagagcagaggttCTGAGTTCGAGCCCTGTCTCTGTACTCATTAATCCCATTATTAAACTatttcacatgttgggctcacccattaaaagaaaagtttgGCCTACATATGAGGAAGAGCGTaagaaaacataaaataaataaataaatccacCTCATCttattagcttaagcttttgaggCAAGTCGTGATTTCAACATATTCTATGTAGAACACCATACCATTCTAACTCAAATTCAAGTTCGTTTTAGTCCAACTAGAAAAGAACTAGAACAATAAACTAGGAATCCTAAAAGGCCATAATCCAAGCAGGACTCGACTATGAAATGACTCTCCATAATCGAACTCCCATCCTCTTGTGAGTGATGCCATCTGACCGAGTGCTCAAATAAATAGTCACATTTCTCAGAATACATATTTATCAATAGTGCATTTTGTGAGTATTTGTTGTTTCGGAATAAATGCAAATGGCCCTACCATTTTGTTTTGCTGttatcttctttttattttaaaataacagTGGAAGTGGTTAGTAGATTACTCGGGTCAAGTACTCGGGACACGCCTTTTACTCAAATCGAAATTTAAAAGGATGCAGCGGTTCGGTTATATTTTGGTTCAAAATGACAAAAAATAAGGTCCCACCGAGATTTGAACTCGGGTTACTGGATTCAGAGTCCAATGTCCTAACCACTAGACCATGGGACCATCTTGTTGGATTACTTCAATCGTTTTATTCTTATTTAAAGGTGAGGGCAGGCTGCTCCAACCACAGCTGACAACCTTTCATTTGTGCAAGATGGTTTAGCTAAAATATTTACTGCTGGAAATCCGCAGGTAAACCGTCCATTGAGCAGGCCAAGTATCACATTTGCATCAAAATTACTTCCActtaacaaaaaaagaaaaaaggaaaaagagagaaaaggataATCAAAGGctcttaaaacaaatcaaagcaagATGATAGACCTCATCTATTCTGATCACTTATTTAGCCTATATGAAACTGTTTTGGTTCAAGATCTTTGAAACTCTTCTATCCTTACCAAGGTATACCATAGCGTGCCGAATTGAATGATTGAcctcattttcagcttcttttcATAGAACTTCTTGACCCATTTggcaaatagaaaagaaaactttGAAAACAAGGCATTCTTTAGTTAAATTCCTTTGCTGAAGTCACATATTTGAAGCAAGGAAGTAGTCCAAAAGCCACTTTACACATTAGCAATAGACATACATCTCTGACTACAAATGCGATAAAATTGCATTACTTtcttagcatccttctggatGTACCCTGCGACAATTGATTATCTGCTAAATATAATTCATGGTCTACATCTATAGGAGGAAAGAAACATTCCCTTCCAGTTGCTATCATATCATCCAAGTGTTTTGAGTCTAGAAACCATCTTATGCCCGTTCAGCCTGACCTGCGCCCAAAGATACCCAACCGAACCATTTCGAGCCTGAAGTTTGGACCCTCATCTGATCCACGTATCCAATAGGCAAGTTGCAGAAATTAACAACCCTAGGGATTGGATTTGTCAAACTCTGGATTTTTGCACCATTCTAAGTTAAAGCACAGCCTAAGTTAAGATGAGCCTGATttagtcaaaaatgagcagaATCCATAATGCTCAGATTTGTACGGAGACTCAGAGAACCAAGTCGTTCCAAGCATAAATCTAATTTTAATGGGTCCATATTTTGTGTTCAATTGGATTTCGTCTAATTAAGAGCTAGGTCAGCTCTACAAATTTGCGACCATACCAACCATATTAAATATTCCAACCATATCAAATTAGGATGAAGCCATGACCCGTACTTGTCATGGCCTATGATTTTTTGACCGATACACACAATAACTACAAGATACAATCTAATCCGACTATCCATAACCTACTCCACTTGGCTTAACCAAAATCGAACCTCACATGACTCTTATGACTATGGTGATTGAGTCTTTTTCCgtttaaaaaaatatgcaattGATGCTAGGTGAAACTATCACACAACTAACTAGACCTCACACAATTATATCCAGTCCAACACAACCAAATTTGGTTAAAACTCTACCCTCTAACCCATAAATTATACATGAATTATCGTAATTTTGAGCTAAACAATTTAGTTTGGGTTCAACTCAAATTAAAAATCTTTCATTCCAAACCTAGCCTAAATAGATTTTGATTGGATTGAATCAGCTGAAACCATTTTATTAAAAACACAATAGAAATGATATCATTTCAGATTGAACCCTAACCTTGAGAACATTAATTGAAAGCAAGCCCCTTCAATCATCAATCAAGTGAAAGGCAGTCCAGGGCATATTACTGTAATGATGGAAGTACCAAGTAAATTTTTCTAAACCATgatttaataatatatttatttattaatcttttattttattattatacccATGTTAAGCTAGCTAACATTGATCGTCTCACAAAACTCTCTACATATATAAGTAAGATATTGACTTATAATTTTCAGAGTCATCCGatatcactttttttttccttctatttgTCTTGATTATGAGGACAATAATAACAACCATCAATGTTAACATCTGCATCTTATGGTGGCCTCAGTTACTTCCAAGATGCCACCAAGGGTCGCTGCCCCGTCGATGCGTGTATTATAATATGCTTTGCAGTAAGGCTCACTTGACTTTTTTAAATGCTTTTTTAATCTTGCatctaaataaaaataataaaataaaaagtacatggttcttatatatatatatatatatatatatatatatatatatatatatatatatatatatatatagtatcaTGTAGATTTTTGGGTTTCTTTTCCTTGGAAAAGGAACAATTCACGCAAGTTCCTGAGATACTAATAAAAAAGGTATATATGATATAGCAATTGCATCCTTTTACTTTGCTTcatcagcatttttttttatttattctcCTCTTAGAGAATGGAAGGATCAcacaataatacatcctataaaataaaaaaaataaagtggcACGAAACGGAGACGAATCGATCCAATATCAATTTGCAAAGTGTTACCGGTGTGTTCTGCCATGTACGAAGCCATCCAATTTACAGCATTACTCATCTCCCGATAGGTATGAATAGTTTGGAATGTAGTGCAACTTCTAGCTATCCCTTCACTGATTGAGCCTATCCCGAGATCCATCCAATAACGATCGCCCTCTCATGCAAGATTTTGCTTAAT encodes the following:
- the LOC103717066 gene encoding exopolygalacturonase isoform X1; this translates as MLDEMLRSTQQRAIHTRRRLSNAEARKSSSSRNFNVLHYGARANGITDDSKAFMAAWKAACAAVGAVKLQIPAGTYLIGPTKFAGPCKNVRSLTVNMKGHLKATTDLSKYVTGDDWVEFAWVDMLTLTGGGTFDGQGAASWPYNKCPTNKNCKLLPTSVKFIATSNTVVENIKSLNSKFFHIALVGCKNFWGKNIKITAPSNSPNTDGIHIERSTGVTIYRSVIGTGDDCISIGQGNSQVLLSGISCGPGHGISIGSLGKYQNEEDVRGLVIKDSTLAGTSNGVRIKTWENSPGTSRAVNMTFENIVMKSVANPIVIDQTYCPYSSCASKAPSRVILKDIFFRNIRGTSTTPVAVMLRCSRGVPCKNVNLHNVHLKYVGQAPVAALCMNVRATYSGTQIPPPCK
- the LOC103717066 gene encoding exopolygalacturonase isoform X2, with protein sequence MAAWKAACAAVGAVKLQIPAGTYLIGPTKFAGPCKNVRSLTVNMKGHLKATTDLSKYVTGDDWVEFAWVDMLTLTGGGTFDGQGAASWPYNKCPTNKNCKLLPTSVKFIATSNTVVENIKSLNSKFFHIALVGCKNFWGKNIKITAPSNSPNTDGIHIERSTGVTIYRSVIGTGDDCISIGQGNSQVLLSGISCGPGHGISIGSLGKYQNEEDVRGLVIKDSTLAGTSNGVRIKTWENSPGTSRAVNMTFENIVMKSVANPIVIDQTYCPYSSCASKAPSRVILKDIFFRNIRGTSTTPVAVMLRCSRGVPCKNVNLHNVHLKYVGQAPVAALCMNVRATYSGTQIPPPCK